A stretch of Roseovarius sp. M141 DNA encodes these proteins:
- a CDS encoding capsule biosynthesis protein yields MTTKPKARKFRIRRAADADEHANVRQGAAPSGDVRPTDGPHTPEPQQQGDAPRSDAASSTREPGTSQNIDDIRNEGLTGRQLRIARRVAHKHGLAPTSDFDAVRLLRAKGIDPFHRASILDLVTTDKTETDIGALVPAKEQGTDTPRVQLPQTISPQTTLPSSQLSPADRRSEEIMRIQRDIGKRRRRKLLLLLTRLAAFVFLPTLLAGYYYYAVATPMYATKSEFLILSADGGGGGGMGGFKLPSQFATGQDAVATQSYLLSKDAMLRLDRDVGFRDHFSQPWIDPIQRLKPDASNEKAYKVYKKYMKIGYDPTEGVLRMEISSADPEVSAEFSRKLITYAEERVDDLSRRKREDAVESSTTSLAEAKEERREAQRKLVTMQEGTVLDPEGEIANIRSLIGNVELQLQEKQLALNTQMNNARPNNAKVEALTSEILVLQREQIKQRARLTDAAEGSASLASQTADIQMAQADLLTADMVLQAALEAQRMTASEANKQVRYLTVSVNPVASQDASYPRAFENTILAFLVFAGIYLMISLTASILREQVSS; encoded by the coding sequence ATGACTACGAAACCCAAGGCTAGAAAATTCCGCATCCGCCGCGCCGCCGACGCCGATGAGCACGCGAATGTCCGGCAGGGTGCGGCGCCCTCGGGTGATGTGCGCCCGACTGATGGGCCGCACACACCCGAGCCACAGCAACAGGGCGATGCCCCGCGCAGCGACGCGGCCAGCAGCACGCGCGAACCGGGCACGTCGCAAAACATCGACGATATCCGCAATGAAGGCCTGACAGGTCGGCAGCTACGCATCGCGCGGCGCGTGGCACACAAGCACGGTCTGGCGCCGACCTCGGATTTCGACGCCGTGCGTCTTTTGCGCGCCAAGGGAATCGACCCGTTCCATCGCGCCTCGATCCTGGATCTCGTGACGACCGACAAAACCGAGACCGACATTGGCGCTCTGGTCCCGGCAAAGGAGCAGGGCACAGACACCCCGCGCGTGCAACTGCCCCAGACGATATCGCCGCAAACCACCCTGCCCTCATCCCAGCTGAGCCCGGCGGACCGGCGCAGCGAAGAAATCATGCGGATTCAGCGCGATATCGGGAAACGCCGTCGCCGCAAGCTTCTGCTGCTGCTGACGCGGCTGGCCGCCTTTGTTTTCCTGCCGACACTGCTGGCAGGTTATTATTACTACGCCGTCGCGACACCGATGTATGCGACCAAATCCGAATTTCTGATCCTGTCCGCCGATGGTGGCGGCGGCGGTGGTATGGGCGGTTTCAAGTTGCCCAGCCAGTTTGCCACGGGTCAGGACGCGGTCGCGACCCAATCCTATCTGCTGTCCAAGGACGCGATGCTGCGGCTGGACCGCGACGTCGGTTTTCGTGATCATTTCAGCCAGCCATGGATCGACCCGATCCAGCGCCTGAAACCCGATGCCAGCAACGAAAAAGCCTACAAAGTGTACAAAAAGTACATGAAGATCGGCTACGATCCCACCGAGGGCGTCCTGCGCATGGAGATATCGAGCGCCGATCCCGAGGTCAGCGCCGAATTCTCACGCAAGCTGATCACCTATGCCGAGGAACGCGTCGACGACCTGTCCAGGCGCAAGCGCGAGGATGCCGTCGAATCCTCGACCACCAGTCTGGCTGAGGCCAAGGAAGAACGGCGCGAGGCGCAGCGCAAGCTGGTCACGATGCAGGAGGGCACCGTGCTGGACCCCGAAGGCGAGATTGCAAATATCCGCTCGCTCATCGGCAATGTCGAATTGCAGCTTCAGGAAAAACAGCTGGCGCTGAACACACAGATGAACAACGCGCGCCCCAACAACGCCAAGGTCGAGGCGCTGACCAGCGAAATCCTGGTCCTCCAGCGCGAACAGATCAAGCAACGCGCGCGCCTGACCGACGCCGCCGAGGGCAGCGCATCGCTGGCGTCGCAGACCGCCGACATCCAGATGGCGCAGGCCGATCTGCTGACAGCAGACATGGTACTCCAAGCCGCGCTGGAGGCGCAGCGGATGACCGCGAGCGAGGCCAACAAGCAGGTCCGATACCTGACGGTCAGCGTCAATCCCGTCGCGTCGCAGGATGCATCCTATCCCCGCGCGTTCGAGAATACGATTTTAGCATTCCTCGTCTTCGCCGGCATTTACCTGATGATATCGCTGACCGCGTCGATCCTGCGCGAACAGGTCTCTTCTTGA
- a CDS encoding ABC transporter ATP-binding protein encodes MLEFDNVSKSFWTGTQRKVILEKVSFRVEVGRSIGILAPNGTGKTTVINMMAGLEKPDEGEIRRSCRISFPLGFMGGVITKVSAMENSRYIARLYGLDPDYVEAFCRWMCNLGEYFDQPLGTYSAGMKSRFTFALMLALDFDIYLIDEGMPSSTDVEFNRKAGEILRERLETTTVIIVSHSPATLEKFATSAAVLMGGQLYMFDTLEEAKQLYDYETQG; translated from the coding sequence ATGCTCGAGTTCGACAACGTCAGCAAGTCCTTCTGGACGGGCACCCAGCGCAAGGTAATCCTGGAAAAGGTCTCTTTTCGGGTCGAAGTCGGTCGCTCCATCGGTATTCTGGCGCCGAACGGGACGGGCAAGACGACGGTGATCAACATGATGGCTGGGCTGGAAAAACCCGACGAGGGCGAAATCCGGCGCAGTTGTCGCATCAGCTTCCCCTTGGGGTTCATGGGCGGTGTCATCACCAAGGTGTCCGCGATGGAAAACAGCCGCTATATTGCGCGGCTCTACGGCCTCGATCCCGACTATGTCGAGGCGTTCTGCCGCTGGATGTGCAATCTGGGCGAATATTTCGACCAGCCGCTGGGCACCTACAGCGCCGGAATGAAGTCACGCTTTACCTTCGCGTTGATGCTGGCGCTGGATTTTGACATCTACCTGATCGATGAGGGCATGCCCAGTTCGACCGATGTTGAATTCAACCGCAAGGCCGGCGAAATACTGCGCGAGCGGCTGGAGACGACGACCGTCATTATTGTGTCCCATTCGCCCGCTACGCTTGAGAAATTCGCCACCTCCGCCGCAGTGCTGATGGGTGGCCAGCTTTATATGTTCGACACCTTGGAAGAGGCAAAACAGCTTTATGACTACGAAACCCAAGGCTAG